One window of the Conexibacter sp. SYSU D00693 genome contains the following:
- a CDS encoding methylated-DNA--[protein]-cysteine S-methyltransferase, with protein MTAIAVAISTAVVDSPVGPLGLAAEDDALTRVAFLAPGTPADAPGTPVLREAAAQLGAYFAGELEAFDLPLRPVGTDFQREVWTALADIPFGTTTTYGELAARLGRGPRGARAVGLANGANPLAIVLPCHRVIGADGGLTGFGGGLPAKRWLLTHEGALLL; from the coding sequence ATGACCGCCATCGCCGTCGCCATCAGCACCGCCGTCGTCGACTCGCCCGTCGGGCCGCTCGGGCTGGCCGCCGAGGACGACGCCCTCACGCGCGTCGCGTTCCTGGCGCCCGGCACGCCCGCCGACGCGCCCGGGACGCCGGTCCTGCGCGAGGCGGCCGCGCAGCTCGGCGCGTACTTCGCCGGGGAGCTCGAGGCGTTCGACCTGCCGCTGCGCCCGGTCGGGACGGACTTCCAGCGCGAGGTCTGGACGGCGCTCGCCGACATCCCGTTCGGCACGACGACGACCTACGGCGAGCTGGCGGCGCGGCTGGGCCGGGGCCCGCGCGGCGCCCGTGCCGTCGGGCTGGCCAACGGCGCCAACCCGCTGGCGATCGTCCTGCCGTGCCACCGCGTCATCGGTGCCGACGGCGGGCTCACCGGCTTCGGCGGCGGACTGCCCGCCAAGCGCTGGCTGCTGACCCACGAGGGCGCGCTGCTGCTCTAG
- a CDS encoding thioesterase family protein — translation MSFVHTLRVRYNECDPQGVVFNANYLTYADLATNELWRDELGGYDTFLHGGHDVVVAEANVHYLAAARFDDLLDVAITVDRIGTTSIVQRFTMTRDGTDVAEVVLRYVCVGRDGRPAPVPDVLRERLAVHLTDPAPAPS, via the coding sequence GTGAGCTTCGTCCACACGCTGCGCGTCCGCTACAACGAGTGCGACCCCCAGGGCGTCGTCTTCAACGCCAACTACCTGACCTACGCCGACCTGGCGACGAACGAGCTGTGGCGCGACGAGCTCGGCGGCTACGACACGTTCCTGCACGGGGGCCACGACGTCGTCGTGGCTGAGGCCAACGTCCACTACCTCGCGGCAGCCCGCTTCGACGACCTGCTCGACGTGGCGATCACCGTGGACCGCATCGGGACGACGTCGATCGTCCAGCGCTTCACCATGACGCGCGACGGCACCGACGTCGCGGAGGTCGTCCTGCGCTACGTGTGCGTCGGGCGCGACGGCCGGCCGGCGCCGGTGCCCGACGTCCTGCGCGAGCGCCTCGCCGTCCACCTCACGGACCCGGCGCCCGCGCCGTCATGA
- a CDS encoding PaaI family thioesterase yields the protein MSSTTTPSRRDVIAAFIPHSPLARLLGIRVGELGDDRARLELPFRDELATMADVVHGGAVATLADTAAMAAAWSIDEPAPANPAGATVSLHTDFLAPARGDLVADAEVLRRGGRLSFVRVEVRDAQEALVATASATYRLGG from the coding sequence ATGAGCTCGACGACGACCCCCTCGCGCCGCGACGTCATCGCGGCGTTCATCCCGCACTCGCCGCTGGCCCGGCTCCTGGGCATCCGCGTCGGCGAGCTGGGCGACGACCGCGCACGGCTCGAGCTGCCCTTCCGCGACGAGCTCGCGACGATGGCCGACGTCGTCCACGGGGGCGCGGTCGCCACGCTGGCCGACACCGCGGCGATGGCCGCCGCCTGGTCGATCGACGAGCCCGCGCCGGCGAACCCCGCGGGCGCCACCGTCTCGCTGCACACCGACTTCCTGGCGCCCGCACGCGGCGACCTCGTGGCCGACGCGGAGGTCCTGCGCCGCGGTGGGCGCCTGTCGTTCGTGCGCGTGGAGGTCCGCGACGCGCAGGAGGCGCTCGTCGCCACCGCCTCGGCGACGTACCGCCTGGGCGGGTGA